In Phycisphaerae bacterium RAS2, the DNA window TCGGCGCTGGGGCCGCTCGCCGATCACGGCGTGGACCTGGGCCTCGTGATGGGATACAGCACGCAGGACAAGTCGCGCGCGTCGGTGGAAGTGTCGCCGGTGGACGGCGCGGCCGCCAAGCGTGCGGCGCGGCAGGCCGGGTTCACGAGTTCGGGTTATCCGTGCGTGAGCGTGATGGGCGCGAACAAGCCGGGCCTGGGCCGGCACATCGCGGCGAGCCTCGCGGACGCAGGGATCAACATCAATTTCTTCGTGGCGCAGGTCGTCGGCAAGCAATACGCCGGCATGTTCAGCTTCGAGGCGGAGTCGGAGGCCGATCTGGCCGTCAAGATCATTCGGCAGGCACTGGCTCACTTCAGCGGCCGCAGATCGCTGAAGAAGGCGACGGCGTCGTCGCGCGCCGCGTCGTCCGGCGGTTCATCGCGCAGCCGGTCGAAGCGATCGCGCACCGCGGGAAGAGGTCGCTGACCATGCACCGCGCCGCGGGCTGCCTTCTGGCCCTAATTGCATTCTTCGGAGCGTGCGACAAGCCGGCGGACTCTTCGTCCGACCCGAGCAAGGCAGCGGGAAGTTCGCCCGCATCCAATTCCGCCGCGCCCGCGAACGGCGTGCCCGCCGGAACGCCGGCGGCAGGTGACTCGAAAGTGTCACCCACGTCGCAGCCG includes these proteins:
- a CDS encoding ACT domain protein; amino-acid sequence: MNVTVRRATLWSTEKPNTPGTLASALGPLADHGVDLGLVMGYSTQDKSRASVEVSPVDGAAAKRAARQAGFTSSGYPCVSVMGANKPGLGRHIAASLADAGININFFVAQVVGKQYAGMFSFEAESEADLAVKIIRQALAHFSGRRSLKKATASSRAASSGGSSRSRSKRSRTAGRGR